A stretch of DNA from Leptolyngbya sp. SIO1E4:
TTGCCGCTAGGGCAAGTTTGCCAGAATCCCAGGTTCATAACCACCCCATAGTGACAAGCCCTGTGCTTCCAACGCGTCTGTCAGAAATCTCCAAAGGTGTCAATTGGAATTCTGGCTTCTGGCACCGAGATTCTCTCAGTTCCTTCACGTCCCTAACCCTTCTCTCTATTCTTCACGTTTAGGGCATATTTTTCCCTGCTTCAATTGCCTGGGTGTATTCTCGATCCAATTTGAATGCAATGACTGCTAAAGGAGGCAGCGTCACATCAATCGAGTAGGGCTTTCCATGAAAAGTCCAGTCGTCTGTCCATTTACCTCCCAAGTTGCCCATATTAGTGCCGCCAAACTCTCGGGCATCGCTGTTAAACAACTCTTTGTAATAGCCTCGTTCAGGCAAGCCTACTCGATAATGGCTATGGGGTTGAGGTGTAAAGTTGCACACAGCGACGATAAAGTCGTCGCTGTCCTTATCACGACGAATGAATGAAACGACACTATGACGGTTATCGTTGCAATCAATCCATTCAAAGCCGTCCTGGGAAAAGTCTTGGCTATATAAGGCGGGTTCACGCTTATAAAGGGCGTTGAGCTCTCCCATAAAATGCTTATGATTTTTATGGGGGTCATATTGCAGTAGATGCCACTCCAAATCACCCCAGACGTTCCACTCACTCCACTGGCCAAACTCCATGCTCATGTACAGTGTTTTTTTGCCTGGGTGCAGGAACATGTAGGTAAATAAGCAGCGTAGGTTGGCAAACTTTTGCCATTCATCCCCCGGCATTTTGCCCAGCATATTGCTCTTACCGTGCACAACCTCATCGTGGGAGAGCGCCAGCATAAAGTTTTCGCTGAAGGCATACCAGATACTGAAGGTCACATTGTTTTGGTGGAACTGACGAAACCAGGGATCCATTTGGAAATAATCCAACATGTCATGCATCCAGCCCATGTTCCATTTCAGGTTAAAGCCCAGCCCACCAACATAGGTTGGCCAAGATACCATGGGCCAGGAGGTAGACTCTTCTGCAATGGATAAGACGCCCGGATAGTAGCTGAAAAGAACATGGTTCACCTGGCGCAAAAAGTCCGCTGCTTCTATGTTTTCGCGCCCTCCATACTCGTTTGCAACCCACTGTCCAGGTTCGCGGCAGTAGTCTAAATAAAGCATTGAAGCTACTGCATCGACCCGGATACCGTCAATGTGATATTTATCAAACCAAAATATGGCGTTAGCCACCAAAAAGTTGCGGACTTCATTCCGACCGTAGTTGAAGACTAAAGTCCCCCATTCTTTATGCTCTCCCTTGCGAGGATCAGCATGCTCGTACAAGTGAGTGCCATCAAAAAAGGCTAAACCATGACCATCTTTCGGGAAGTGACCAGGCACCCAGTCGACGATGACCCCAATTTCGTGCTGATGACACTGATCGATGAAATACATCAGGTCGTCGGGGGAACCGTAGCGAGAAGTGGCAGCGTAGTAGCCCGTCACCTGATATCCCCAAGACCCATCAAACGGGTGCTCGGCGATGGGTAATAGTTCGACATGGGTAAAGCCTAATTCCTTTACATAAGGAATGAGTTTGTCTGCGAGTTCACGATAGGTGAGAAACCGAGCTCCAGGCTTTAAGTCTGCGACTTGCACAGCTGTTTCTGTGGTGCCATCTGGACGGATTGCTGGCTCGGCAGAAGAGGCATGTAGCCAAGACCCTAAATGAACTTCGTAGACAGAAACGGGTTGGGTCATGGGATCCAGATGGCGGCGCTTTTCCATCCAGCCAGTATCTTGCCACTGGTAAGCATCAAGATCGGCCACGATGGAAGCGGTTTTAGGTCGAACTTCCTGCTGAAATCCATAGGGATCAGATTTCTCGTAGATATGACCGGCTTGGTTTTTAATTTCATATTTGTAGGATTCACCCACTTTCAGTCCAGGAATAAACAGTTCCCAAATGCCGTTACCCGTAAGGCGCATCTGGTGTTTGCGACCATCCCACTGGTTGAAGTCACCAAGCACCGAAACATTACGGCCATTGGGTGCCCAGACAGCAAAGTAGACGCCTGCAACCCCATCAATTTTGGTGGTGTGTGCGCCTAGCTTCTCGTAGATCCGGTGATGATTGCCTTCTACAAACAGGTGGACATCAAAGTCCGTGATGCGGCGGGTCTTAAAGGCATAGGGATCATAAATAAAACGCTCATGCTCCCCCTCTATGTACTTGAGCTGATAGTTAGCGAGCTCTTCTATCTGAATCACGCATTCAAAGAAGTGCGGATTATGGCTGCTTTCCATGCAATGCTCAGTGCGTGCCTCAGGTAAAACCACCCAAGCAGTATTCGCATTTGGAAGATAAGCGCGAACGGCCCAAACCGTTTTACCATCCTGTTGAATCATGTGTGGCCCCAGCACTTCAAAGGGGTTGTGGTGCTGGTTCCAAACAATGCGGTCAATCTGCTCAGGGGCAACCGTAACAGCCATAGAAAACCTTAGATTAAAGAGCGTCTATTACAAATGATGCAATTACCAGGCAAATACTCCACCGAAGGCTGAAAGCCAAGGGGGTATCTGCGAAATAGATTAACAAAACTTTGCAAGTATAAGGGGGTCAGCGCTAAAGTTTTCGAGAAAAATCTGATCCTGCTACAAAAAAGGAAGGAGAGGCTTCACAACCCGTCTGAGCTGCAACAAAAACACAAGTTCGCGCACCTGAGACGGTAACAACGGATCTTCATTCCGACCGAGGGTTTCTTGCAGCTGGTCGTACTCGGCCGCCGTTAAGGGTTCACCAGTGAGTGGCGATCGCGCTTCTAGAATAATTTCTGTTCGCAGAACCTCTTCAGGGGTGTCCTCAGGGGGGGGGAGCGCATTGGCAAGTTGGGAACTGCTGGTGGCGAGTAGGCCAGCGATCGCGAGGGAAAACAGCCGGGTAATTTTCATGGCTAGCGTCTAACGCGTGATCTCCTTGTCCACTTGCCTTAAAGGTACCTTGTCTCCAACGATTCTGAGGATTCCCATGCTGTTGATGCCCACCACGCTCTCTGACTAAAGTAAAGGGAGCGCCTTCAGTAGGGGAAGCACCCGCCAATATAAATCCAGTCGGTGACATTTTCCTGAGAGGCCGCATCGGGAACTGCACTGGTTAAAGGTGAATCTAATAAATGCTATAAGCAGGGCAGAGAAGATTGATAAAGTTTGGCCAGAAGTGTGAACCTTTAGACATACGCTGGTTTGATCGACTTGGGCGCATAACTAACCGGCTGAGATTGACAATTTTCGATACCCTGACTGTGATTGGACAAGGACATTCAAAAATGAAGCACAAACTTTCAAGGACTGCGGGGTTTTTGGCAGCAGTTCTGGCCCTCTCAGGAGGCTTGTTGGCAGGGTTTGCCAATAGAGCTGAAGCCCAGACAATTCTTGAAGACCAAGGAACGCTAGAACCTGCACAGCAGGAATACTCCATTGAGGTGGAAGCGGGTGATGTGGTTGCCGTCGTCATGTCCAGCGAAGATTTTGATACGGTCTTGACGCTGTTGGGGCCCGACGGTGAAGAGGTCGCCTTCAATGATGATTTTGGCGGCACTCTGAATTCCCTCATTGTCTACAGCGTGCCAGTGTCGGGCAGCTATACAGTTGTCACCAAGTCTTTTGATGGTCAAGGTGGAGACTATGACCTCGAAGTCCGCCCTGCAACTGAGTATGAGGTGTCTTACAGCGAGGCACAAATTAGCCTGCAGGAAGGCAACTATGAAGCAGCGATCTCAGCATATTCACAGGCGATTGAACTCGAACCTGAGAATCCTGAGGGGTATTTAGGCCGGGCTGATGCGTATTTTGGCGCTGCCCAAGCAGCGTTAGAAGCCGAAGGCCAATTTTTAGAAACGCCAAACGACCTGCCTGAGGAAATGCGAGAAGCCATTGTTGCCGATTTTGAAGTGGCGGCTGAACTGTATGAAGCGGAGGGAGATCCTTTTACAGCGCAGTCTCTGAGAGAGCAAATTGAATACATTGAAACGGGTGAATTCCCCGGCCCAGCTGAGGGGGGTGAACGCTAACGCACTTAACGCGTGTCAAAAGTCACGCCGCAAATCGGGGGCATTTGTCTGACTTTTCCGGATTCACCGCTGCCTCTGAGAAAAGTGGAACGGTAGATGCACCCTGATTTCTAACCCCTGGCCTCACGGCTGGGGGTTTTTGTTTGTGCGGTATTATGAAGACTGGATCTCCATATGCAGCCTGTTTAGGGGGTAACTTTAAATGCCCAAACGCGTCTGTCTTCTCGCAAAAATGCGGGCTATTCGTACCGATTGAGAGGGGCATATGAGCGCAATGACCATTGAACCCTGCAGTACAAAAATTGGCTCATAGCAACAGGGTTGTTACATTCTTTTACTGAAGATGCTTAATTTGCTGTAAAAGTGTTTCGATTGAGACTCAGGGATTTTGACTGCAGGGACATCTGCTTAAGCTATTTAATACCCGTTCTCGTTTCTAAAACTACAGATCAGACCCCTCCCAACCTCCCCTTTCAAAGAGGAGGTACTGCAGGTGGCAGGGTGGCGATACGTAGCGCTGATTTGGAGAATTGGTATAAGCCACTAGAGTTGCGATCGCGCTGAGTTCAGGAAAATTGTGATGGTTCAGAAATCTGTTCCCCTTGATCTGCCAACCTTTAAGCAGTCAACGCCCTCCCCTAGCGGAACGCCTTCTGGGTTGAAAGGGCAGAAGGTTGGGCCAGGTTCAGCCCCAACAGCAGCAGCAAAGGCTGCTGAAAGAGCAGCACTGCCGCTTTTGCCAAAAGCAAAGCGCCTCAACTTTAGCAGCCATCGCAACGATGCCAATGCAGCCTTAGCCCTAGACCTGTTGGCAGATGTTGAGGCAGCCATCTCAGGCTGGCACCAGGCCTTGCGGCAAACGCTCCTAGATATTCAGACCCTCTATATGGAAGGACCGATTGTAGAGGGCTGGCTAGAGTCAGTCCCCAATCAGGGCAATCAAACGGATCTGAGTGAGGAAGCTCGGGTACTACGCCACGGAGATCCGGCTCAGATTGCCGCCTATGTTGAAAAAATCTCTAAAGTCTCCCCAACCAGGGCTACTGGCGGTGGATCAAACTATCGGTTATGCAGCTTAGATGCCGATGGGCAGATGCAGTGTCAGGTTTGCCCGCCCGAGCAGCTCGGGGTCATTAGTCAGGCGATCGCCCGTCACCAAAGACTGCGCCAGCTAGTCAGCCAAAAACAATATTTAGAGGCTCGGCTTCAGAGCGCCGCCGCCGCGTTAGAAACCACCCGGCAAACCTTGGGCATTACATCTAAGTCCTCTGAACAGTAAAGGAGGATGGAGACGCCACCCATGGGGGTTTTCTGGCGGCGTTCTACTGAGGTTTTCAAGTTCTATTTCGTCGGAGTTTCGATGCCACCCTGGTGCTCGCAGTTAAATCCTTGTTCATTCCAGACGGCAAGGTCAACAGAATTTAGAGGCAAAACGTTATTGCATTGGGGCTGATAGATCTGGCTAATGAGAGCCCAGCCGAGCGATCGCACCACGTCTAACCCGGTCTTCAAGGGTGTTTCAACATTTCCAGGCACCCCACGTTCTTCAATAATCGTCATGTCTACCCAGATGCCATGACTGCCCAGGATGATTTTGGCGAGCCAGGCAGCCCGGGGCAGATGCGTGGGGGAGGTGACAACCTGCACGTGCTGAGTTCCCCATTGCTGCAAGATGGGCAGGCTGTAGCGATAGTTATCGAAGGTAGACTCTGCGCAATTCTCTAGCCAAACCTTGTCTAAGGGGGCAGAGATACGATCGAACAAAATGCGGATGCAGGGGGGCTGGGAGCCTTGGGAAATCAATACAGGGAGCGAGTTACCCTCAGCCACCGACTCCGCCATAAAAATTTCTCGTCGGATACTGCCCCCTAACACCAAAACGGCATCAGCCGGTTGCTGGGCGTGGCGATAAAGCTGAGTACTGATGATTGCAAACCATAGGGATAGCCCTGCTAGCAAGAGCAACAGCGGCCATTT
This window harbors:
- a CDS encoding YdcF family protein codes for the protein MRKLKALKWPLLLLLAGLSLWFAIISTQLYRHAQQPADAVLVLGGSIRREIFMAESVAEGNSLPVLISQGSQPPCIRILFDRISAPLDKVWLENCAESTFDNYRYSLPILQQWGTQHVQVVTSPTHLPRAAWLAKIILGSHGIWVDMTIIEERGVPGNVETPLKTGLDVVRSLGWALISQIYQPQCNNVLPLNSVDLAVWNEQGFNCEHQGGIETPTK
- the glgB gene encoding 1,4-alpha-glucan branching enzyme yields the protein MAVTVAPEQIDRIVWNQHHNPFEVLGPHMIQQDGKTVWAVRAYLPNANTAWVVLPEARTEHCMESSHNPHFFECVIQIEELANYQLKYIEGEHERFIYDPYAFKTRRITDFDVHLFVEGNHHRIYEKLGAHTTKIDGVAGVYFAVWAPNGRNVSVLGDFNQWDGRKHQMRLTGNGIWELFIPGLKVGESYKYEIKNQAGHIYEKSDPYGFQQEVRPKTASIVADLDAYQWQDTGWMEKRRHLDPMTQPVSVYEVHLGSWLHASSAEPAIRPDGTTETAVQVADLKPGARFLTYRELADKLIPYVKELGFTHVELLPIAEHPFDGSWGYQVTGYYAATSRYGSPDDLMYFIDQCHQHEIGVIVDWVPGHFPKDGHGLAFFDGTHLYEHADPRKGEHKEWGTLVFNYGRNEVRNFLVANAIFWFDKYHIDGIRVDAVASMLYLDYCREPGQWVANEYGGRENIEAADFLRQVNHVLFSYYPGVLSIAEESTSWPMVSWPTYVGGLGFNLKWNMGWMHDMLDYFQMDPWFRQFHQNNVTFSIWYAFSENFMLALSHDEVVHGKSNMLGKMPGDEWQKFANLRCLFTYMFLHPGKKTLYMSMEFGQWSEWNVWGDLEWHLLQYDPHKNHKHFMGELNALYKREPALYSQDFSQDGFEWIDCNDNRHSVVSFIRRDKDSDDFIVAVCNFTPQPHSHYRVGLPERGYYKELFNSDAREFGGTNMGNLGGKWTDDWTFHGKPYSIDVTLPPLAVIAFKLDREYTQAIEAGKNMP
- a CDS encoding tetratricopeptide repeat protein; the encoded protein is MKHKLSRTAGFLAAVLALSGGLLAGFANRAEAQTILEDQGTLEPAQQEYSIEVEAGDVVAVVMSSEDFDTVLTLLGPDGEEVAFNDDFGGTLNSLIVYSVPVSGSYTVVTKSFDGQGGDYDLEVRPATEYEVSYSEAQISLQEGNYEAAISAYSQAIELEPENPEGYLGRADAYFGAAQAALEAEGQFLETPNDLPEEMREAIVADFEVAAELYEAEGDPFTAQSLREQIEYIETGEFPGPAEGGER